Proteins encoded within one genomic window of Salipaludibacillus agaradhaerens:
- a CDS encoding sugar ABC transporter substrate-binding protein, producing the protein MLKSKSFLMSLILVSSIGLVACGGGNNDEVNAPANDSETDNMNNETVTGEGDVPEKPEQLTMWVNDEDAQIDALEEITAKFTEEYGIEVNLTPYSMVDQVEAISLDGPAGQGPDLFFQPHDRMGDIHEQGLAAELELTDDQLDRLSKYNEEAVQSFNYEGIQYGIPAVVETYALFRNTELVPEAPETIDELMDIARDLTDGNNYGFLMEATNFYFTYPFLTSSGGYVFGQEEDGTYDSEDIGLNSPGAVEGAEVIQSWFEEDLMPNGIDADIMNGLFTSGQVGMVVTGPWSIPDYEEALGDNFEISTLPEQDGEVLSSFSGNKGWLVNYYTENEYWATELALFLTNAENSETYFDIAGELPAHTDVEIEDEFMSPIFEQAQHAEPMPNIPEMSQVWEPIGDALEFISQGDDPQEVLDEAVEQIKEQISIMN; encoded by the coding sequence ATGTTAAAAAGTAAATCTTTCTTAATGTCGTTGATTTTAGTGTCTTCGATAGGGTTGGTTGCATGTGGTGGAGGAAATAATGACGAAGTAAACGCTCCAGCGAATGATTCTGAAACAGACAATATGAATAATGAGACAGTCACTGGAGAGGGAGACGTTCCTGAAAAGCCAGAACAACTTACAATGTGGGTAAATGATGAAGATGCACAAATTGATGCTTTGGAAGAAATTACTGCAAAATTCACTGAAGAATATGGTATTGAAGTGAATCTAACTCCTTATTCAATGGTAGATCAAGTCGAAGCTATTTCATTGGATGGCCCTGCTGGTCAAGGTCCAGATCTATTCTTCCAACCTCATGACCGTATGGGGGACATTCATGAACAAGGTTTAGCGGCAGAATTAGAATTAACTGATGATCAATTAGATCGTCTATCTAAGTACAATGAAGAAGCTGTTCAATCATTCAACTATGAAGGAATTCAGTACGGAATTCCAGCTGTTGTTGAAACTTACGCTCTTTTCCGCAATACGGAACTTGTTCCAGAAGCACCGGAAACGATCGATGAATTGATGGATATTGCACGGGACTTAACAGATGGAAACAATTATGGTTTCTTAATGGAAGCAACAAACTTCTATTTCACATATCCTTTCTTAACTTCTTCAGGTGGATATGTATTTGGTCAAGAAGAAGACGGAACTTATGATTCTGAAGATATTGGGTTGAATTCACCAGGCGCTGTTGAAGGTGCTGAAGTTATTCAATCTTGGTTTGAAGAAGATCTGATGCCTAACGGAATTGATGCAGACATCATGAATGGTCTTTTCACAAGCGGTCAAGTTGGTATGGTTGTAACAGGTCCATGGTCTATTCCTGATTATGAAGAGGCTTTAGGTGACAACTTTGAAATTTCAACACTACCTGAGCAAGATGGTGAAGTATTAAGTTCTTTCTCTGGTAACAAAGGTTGGTTAGTAAACTATTATACTGAAAATGAATACTGGGCTACAGAATTAGCGTTGTTCCTAACAAATGCTGAAAACTCAGAAACTTATTTTGACATTGCTGGAGAGCTTCCTGCTCATACCGATGTTGAAATCGAGGATGAGTTCATGAGTCCAATTTTCGAGCAAGCACAACATGCTGAGCCAATGCCTAACATTCCAGAAATGTCTCAAGTTTGGGAACCGATTGGTGATGCCCTTGAATTCATCTCACAAGGAGATGATCCACAAGAAGTTCTTGATGAGGCAGTTGAACAGATCAAAGAACAAATCTCAATTATGAATTAA
- the moaD gene encoding molybdopterin converting factor subunit 1 has translation MIHVLLFADLEEKIGKRTLTINETSITLSVLRSKLLAEYPNVTGLSSAVMAINEEYANETAVAKEGDQVAFIPPVSGG, from the coding sequence ATGATACACGTTCTACTTTTTGCGGATTTGGAAGAGAAAATAGGAAAACGTACGTTAACGATTAATGAAACATCGATCACATTATCAGTACTAAGGAGTAAATTGCTGGCTGAGTATCCAAATGTGACTGGACTTTCGTCAGCGGTGATGGCTATTAATGAAGAATATGCCAATGAAACAGCAGTTGCGAAAGAGGGCGATCAAGTAGCCTTTATCCCCCCAGTGAGTGGCGGATGA
- a CDS encoding HesB/YadR/YfhF family protein has translation MNMTVTNDAVEWFKKELDVESGDHVQFFVRYGGCGNFQSGFSLGVAVKAPDEEAVSDDKEGIHFYVEQKDEWYFDGADFEVTYDKEEQEIKYNHG, from the coding sequence ATGAACATGACAGTGACGAATGATGCTGTTGAATGGTTTAAAAAAGAGTTAGATGTGGAGTCTGGAGATCATGTACAGTTTTTTGTCCGTTATGGTGGATGTGGAAACTTCCAATCTGGCTTCTCTTTAGGTGTCGCTGTCAAAGCCCCAGATGAAGAAGCAGTGTCTGACGACAAGGAAGGAATCCATTTTTATGTGGAGCAGAAAGATGAATGGTATTTTGACGGCGCAGATTTTGAAGTCACTTACGATAAAGAGGAGCAAGAAATTAAATATAACCACGGATAA
- the ctaG gene encoding cytochrome c oxidase assembly factor CtaG, whose protein sequence is MEQFFSTFSARTIWTPELIVILLGVSLIYWLLITKFRDIFPHSKPVSSRRILYFHLGLLAIYLGFGGPLYVLGHIMLSMHMLSMAIVYLIAPPLLLLGIPSWFFRYFTRFNVVRGFFKIFGYPILGLILFNAVFSFYHMPFTFDFLMTNEGWHNVYQNGMLLTAILMWWHIIPRIETNYNLSELKRIGYMFASGVLFTPACALIIFSGTALYATYTDASAWAVAMSYCLPPGATIPFEVFSGEQSLTLLSPYHDQQFGGAMMKVIQELTYGVAIGSTFKTWMKRDREMTPKIEIKEYDMYQGQG, encoded by the coding sequence ATGGAACAATTCTTTTCGACGTTCTCTGCACGGACTATATGGACACCAGAACTTATTGTCATTTTGCTAGGCGTAAGTTTAATTTATTGGTTGCTTATCACTAAATTTAGAGATATTTTCCCTCACTCAAAACCGGTATCTTCACGGAGGATTTTATATTTTCATTTAGGGTTACTAGCCATTTATTTAGGTTTCGGGGGCCCTTTATATGTGTTAGGCCATATCATGCTTAGTATGCATATGTTGTCCATGGCAATAGTCTATCTCATTGCCCCGCCGTTGTTATTGCTTGGTATTCCTTCATGGTTTTTTAGATATTTTACACGTTTTAACGTGGTGCGGGGATTTTTTAAAATTTTCGGTTACCCGATATTAGGTCTTATACTTTTCAATGCCGTCTTTTCATTCTATCATATGCCATTTACATTCGATTTTTTGATGACGAACGAAGGATGGCATAATGTGTATCAGAATGGTATGTTGCTAACAGCTATCCTCATGTGGTGGCACATTATTCCACGAATTGAAACAAACTATAACTTATCGGAACTAAAGCGGATTGGTTATATGTTTGCAAGTGGGGTATTATTTACACCTGCATGTGCCTTAATTATTTTTTCAGGCACAGCGTTGTACGCGACGTATACAGATGCATCAGCTTGGGCAGTAGCTATGAGTTATTGTCTCCCTCCTGGAGCGACGATTCCATTCGAAGTTTTTTCAGGAGAACAATCATTAACATTATTAAGTCCTTATCACGATCAACAGTTTGGCGGAGCGATGATGAAAGTGATTCAGGAATTAACGTATGGTGTGGCGATTGGTTCTACGTTTAAAACTTGGATGAAACGTGACCGAGAAATGACGCCGAAAATAGAGATAAAAGAATATGACATGTATCAAGGCCAAGGTTAA
- a CDS encoding sugar ABC transporter permease produces the protein MSIKTGKKPISSKNKNLIELIGIYTVVAIMFVIILYPLVWAFGLSLNPGRGLYGAQIIPENWSLVHYEWLFFDPRSDYLIWYKNTLIIAVSVSFLATFFVALTAYAFSRYRFKGRKNGLYAFLLLQMFPILMAMVALYILLNTINLLDSLIGLIIIYVGGAIPMNAFLVKGYFDTLPRELDESAKIDGAGHFRIFFQILLPLAKPILAVVALFNFMAPFMDFLLPRIVLRSPENYTLALGLFNFVNDEFANNFTRFAAGAILIAVPIALVYLFLQRYLISGLASGATKG, from the coding sequence ATGAGTATAAAAACAGGAAAGAAACCAATAAGTAGCAAAAATAAAAATCTTATAGAATTAATAGGGATTTACACAGTTGTTGCAATTATGTTTGTCATCATTCTTTATCCTTTAGTTTGGGCATTTGGATTATCCCTTAATCCGGGGCGCGGACTTTATGGTGCGCAAATTATACCTGAAAACTGGTCGTTAGTGCATTATGAATGGTTGTTCTTTGATCCTAGAAGTGACTATTTAATTTGGTATAAGAACACATTAATTATTGCAGTTTCAGTTTCCTTTTTAGCCACTTTTTTTGTAGCTTTGACCGCTTACGCTTTCTCAAGATACCGTTTCAAGGGACGAAAAAATGGTTTGTATGCGTTTTTGCTCTTGCAAATGTTCCCTATTTTAATGGCGATGGTGGCCCTATATATCTTGTTGAACACAATAAATTTATTGGATAGTTTGATCGGTTTAATTATTATCTATGTAGGTGGGGCTATCCCAATGAATGCCTTTCTTGTAAAGGGCTATTTTGACACACTGCCAAGAGAGCTGGATGAATCAGCTAAAATCGATGGAGCCGGTCACTTCCGAATATTTTTTCAAATCTTGCTTCCATTAGCAAAACCAATATTAGCCGTTGTAGCCTTGTTCAACTTCATGGCACCTTTTATGGACTTTCTTTTGCCGCGAATCGTTCTGAGAAGTCCGGAAAATTACACATTAGCTCTTGGGTTGTTTAACTTTGTAAACGATGAATTTGCTAATAACTTTACTCGTTTTGCCGCAGGAGCAATTTTAATTGCTGTTCCAATTGCATTGGTTTATTTGTTCTTACAACGCTACCTAATTTCAGGATTAGCATCTGGCGCAACCAAAGGTTAA
- a CDS encoding glycoside hydrolase family 13 protein, producing MFKEAIYHRPKNEFAYAVDEKTLHIKLKTKKHDVDRAQLIYGDPYDYDPEEDCWISQTKSMSFNGRDDLYDYWIVEIQPSHNRLRYGFQLEGSGETLYFTEKGFYQSKPRDAIFYFCFPYLNGIDVFSPPDWVNSTVWYQIFPERFANGDPSINPKGTLPWGSTEPTQHSFFGGDFQGVMNQLDYLEELGITGIYFTPIFSAHSNHKYDTIDYMEIDPQFGDKETFKELVNQCHKRSIRVMLDAVFNHSGFYFEPFQDVIKNQEKSRYKDWFHLHGFPINTTGSPNYDTFGYVPSMPKLNTENEEVKAYLLKVARYWIEEFNIDGWRLDVANEVDHSFWREFRRVVKQVKPDAYILGEIWHDSMPWLQGDQFDAVMNYPLTAAVNDFFANDLISQQEFEQVVTKITNMYPETINDVQFNLLGSHDTPRILTVSQNNKDKVKLQMLVQFTMAGTPCIYYGDEISMTGGMEPESRKCMIWNKEDQDLDMFDFVKKLILLRKQFKLFRTNKGFSFIADSKDENILSYQKSDHDSLILIMINKHDEVKDATLPMAFQNKTINDLWSAQEIKTTMNIQLKPYSFYILQLTKG from the coding sequence ATGTTTAAAGAAGCTATTTATCATCGACCTAAAAATGAATTTGCCTATGCAGTAGACGAAAAAACTCTTCATATTAAGCTGAAGACGAAAAAACATGACGTGGATAGAGCTCAGCTTATATATGGAGATCCGTATGACTATGACCCTGAAGAAGATTGTTGGATTTCCCAAACTAAAAGTATGTCTTTTAACGGAAGGGATGATCTCTATGATTATTGGATTGTTGAGATACAACCATCTCATAATCGTCTGAGATATGGATTTCAATTGGAAGGATCCGGAGAAACGCTTTACTTCACGGAGAAAGGGTTCTACCAATCCAAACCAAGGGATGCCATTTTCTATTTCTGTTTTCCTTATCTTAATGGTATCGATGTTTTTTCACCGCCTGATTGGGTGAATTCTACTGTATGGTACCAAATCTTTCCCGAACGTTTTGCCAATGGTGATCCTTCTATTAACCCGAAAGGGACTCTACCATGGGGGAGCACCGAACCAACGCAACATAGCTTCTTTGGTGGAGATTTTCAAGGTGTCATGAATCAATTAGATTATTTAGAGGAACTGGGGATTACAGGGATTTATTTTACACCTATTTTCTCGGCTCATTCTAATCATAAATATGACACGATCGACTATATGGAAATTGATCCACAGTTTGGGGATAAAGAAACATTTAAGGAACTTGTTAATCAATGTCATAAAAGAAGCATTCGGGTGATGCTTGATGCCGTGTTTAACCACAGTGGTTTTTACTTCGAACCCTTTCAAGATGTTATTAAAAATCAAGAAAAGTCACGATATAAAGATTGGTTTCATTTACATGGCTTTCCTATAAACACAACCGGTTCTCCCAATTATGATACGTTTGGTTATGTCCCGTCTATGCCTAAATTAAACACAGAAAACGAAGAGGTTAAAGCGTATTTATTAAAAGTTGCCCGATATTGGATTGAAGAATTTAATATTGATGGTTGGCGGTTAGATGTTGCGAATGAAGTGGATCATTCTTTTTGGAGAGAGTTTCGAAGAGTCGTAAAACAAGTGAAACCGGATGCTTATATTCTAGGAGAGATTTGGCATGACTCTATGCCATGGTTACAAGGTGATCAGTTTGATGCAGTCATGAACTACCCATTAACAGCAGCCGTTAATGATTTTTTCGCAAACGATTTAATAAGTCAACAAGAGTTTGAACAGGTGGTCACAAAAATAACTAATATGTACCCAGAAACTATTAATGATGTTCAATTTAACCTGTTAGGAAGCCACGATACGCCTCGCATCCTTACTGTCAGTCAAAACAATAAAGATAAAGTGAAACTTCAAATGCTCGTTCAATTTACAATGGCCGGCACACCATGTATTTATTATGGTGATGAGATATCTATGACAGGCGGTATGGAACCTGAATCTAGAAAGTGTATGATTTGGAACAAAGAAGATCAAGATTTAGATATGTTTGACTTTGTAAAAAAATTGATCTTATTACGAAAACAGTTCAAACTTTTTAGAACAAATAAGGGTTTTTCTTTTATAGCAGATTCAAAAGATGAAAACATTCTTTCTTATCAGAAAAGTGATCATGATAGTCTGATTCTTATCATGATTAATAAACATGATGAAGTGAAAGACGCAACACTTCCGATGGCATTTCAAAATAAAACGATAAATGATTTGTGGAGTGCCCAAGAAATCAAAACAACAATGAACATTCAACTTAAACCATACAGTTTCTATATTTTACAATTAACTAAAGGCTAA
- the mobB gene encoding molybdopterin-guanine dinucleotide biosynthesis protein B, protein MIIHQVIGYSNSGKTTIMAALIKRLSASSYKIGTIKHHGKPTALTREVEDKDTSHHRRAGAVSTLVTSDSEFIWDSQLAYEFSLKDYINLYRHKGEIDILLIEGYKHETFPKTLLIRHEEDMSLLEQAVEVKAVICYEEKLLDVLVKRTNIPLFTFHRLEEYVSWFRSTIIGKGEDENKLF, encoded by the coding sequence ATGATCATTCATCAGGTGATAGGCTATAGCAATTCGGGAAAAACGACCATAATGGCAGCACTAATTAAAAGATTATCAGCTTCTAGTTATAAGATAGGGACGATTAAACATCATGGTAAGCCGACGGCACTGACGAGAGAAGTAGAGGATAAAGATACGTCGCACCATCGACGTGCTGGGGCTGTCTCTACACTGGTGACGTCTGATTCAGAATTTATTTGGGACTCTCAATTAGCTTACGAATTTTCATTGAAGGATTATATTAATCTCTATCGTCATAAAGGGGAAATAGACATTCTTTTAATTGAAGGTTATAAACATGAGACCTTCCCAAAAACATTATTAATCCGTCATGAAGAAGATATGTCACTTTTAGAACAAGCAGTTGAGGTGAAAGCTGTCATCTGCTACGAGGAAAAATTGTTAGATGTATTAGTGAAAAGGACTAATATTCCTTTATTTACTTTTCATCGTTTAGAAGAGTACGTATCATGGTTTAGGTCAACTATTATAGGGAAGGGAGAGGATGAGAATAAATTATTTTGA
- a CDS encoding SCO family protein, producing the protein MKKHLLFGGLITVILLISGCSFLYEDTSESSQSEAVIDVSTAEEAWEITDFVAVNQDGEDVTNESLEGEWWLTKTIFTRCPTVCMVMTPNMAELQQTLEEEEINVRVVSFTVDPEFDTPERLKDYGEAYGANFETWDFLTGYTFEDITTLTLDSLKAQLQKLPEQNDIMHPTRFYLVNPDGQIVRMYSGESSFDLDVTVDDIKSVVNQ; encoded by the coding sequence ATGAAAAAACATTTACTTTTTGGAGGGCTTATCACGGTCATCCTATTGATAAGCGGATGTAGTTTTTTATATGAAGATACGTCAGAGTCTTCACAAAGTGAGGCTGTTATAGATGTTAGCACAGCTGAAGAAGCCTGGGAAATCACAGACTTTGTGGCTGTTAACCAAGACGGTGAAGACGTCACGAATGAGTCATTAGAGGGAGAGTGGTGGTTAACGAAAACTATCTTTACGCGCTGTCCCACTGTCTGCATGGTGATGACTCCCAATATGGCTGAACTGCAACAAACGCTTGAAGAAGAGGAGATTAATGTGAGGGTTGTATCATTCACTGTTGACCCTGAATTTGATACACCAGAGCGCTTAAAAGATTACGGTGAGGCGTATGGGGCAAACTTCGAAACATGGGATTTTCTAACGGGATATACCTTTGAAGATATTACTACGCTAACATTAGATTCTTTAAAAGCACAACTACAAAAGTTACCGGAGCAGAATGACATTATGCATCCAACGAGATTTTATCTTGTCAATCCAGATGGGCAGATCGTTAGGATGTACAGCGGGGAAAGTAGTTTTGATCTTGATGTGACAGTAGATGATATAAAATCAGTCGTAAATCAATAA
- a CDS encoding molybdopterin molybdotransferase MoeA, with product MVYTLREPIKISEAIERVMSFSKEGGEEWVDLAEAEGRYLARNVTADHPVPPFDRSPLDGFAVRSADTKLASTDNPVFLKVVETVGAGHVSTETLRPGEAVRVMTGTIMPENCDAVVMFELAEEIEENELEWIKITRPFKAGDYVSKQGEETKEGDIVINKGACITPGVIAVLATFGYDKVPVTKRPVIGIYATGTELLDVSEPLQPGKIRNSNAYMVISQIRQAGGEPVYFGKLKDDFNLCYQAVEEALDKVDALITTGGVSVGDFDFLPEIYKKLGAQLLFNKIAMRPGSVTTVAEKQGKLLFGLSGNPSACFVGFELYARPWIRKWLRSPKPYLQTVKGRLTVDFPKANPFTRFIRSKVAFEKGRVIAEPIGMDKSQVVTSLAYADALVAVPGGTRGYEAGDDVDILMLMTEGSSMPLRDPEKQRK from the coding sequence ATGGTGTATACGTTAAGGGAACCGATAAAAATTAGTGAAGCAATTGAAAGAGTTATGAGCTTCTCAAAGGAAGGTGGAGAGGAGTGGGTCGATCTAGCAGAAGCAGAAGGAAGGTACCTTGCTAGAAATGTGACTGCTGATCATCCTGTTCCACCTTTTGATCGATCACCGCTCGATGGTTTTGCTGTCAGAAGTGCAGACACAAAATTAGCATCTACTGACAACCCAGTTTTCCTTAAAGTAGTAGAAACGGTAGGAGCAGGTCATGTATCTACTGAGACGTTACGTCCAGGTGAAGCGGTAAGGGTCATGACAGGCACTATTATGCCTGAAAATTGTGATGCAGTTGTCATGTTTGAATTAGCGGAAGAGATTGAGGAAAATGAGTTAGAATGGATTAAAATTACACGACCGTTTAAAGCAGGTGACTATGTTTCTAAACAGGGTGAAGAAACGAAAGAAGGAGATATTGTCATAAACAAAGGAGCGTGTATTACACCAGGTGTCATTGCGGTGTTGGCCACGTTTGGTTATGATAAGGTACCGGTAACAAAGCGTCCAGTCATTGGTATTTACGCAACAGGTACTGAACTTCTTGATGTAAGTGAACCATTACAGCCTGGAAAAATAAGAAATAGCAATGCATACATGGTCATATCCCAAATTCGACAAGCAGGGGGAGAGCCTGTATATTTTGGCAAATTAAAAGACGACTTTAATCTCTGCTATCAAGCAGTGGAAGAGGCGTTAGACAAAGTGGATGCTTTGATTACAACAGGTGGGGTCTCTGTAGGTGATTTTGATTTCCTTCCTGAAATTTATAAAAAACTAGGAGCTCAGCTTTTATTCAACAAGATTGCTATGCGTCCAGGAAGTGTCACAACAGTTGCAGAAAAACAAGGGAAATTACTATTTGGATTGTCTGGAAACCCTTCAGCCTGCTTTGTAGGATTTGAATTATATGCTAGACCATGGATAAGAAAATGGCTCCGTTCACCAAAGCCATATTTACAAACGGTCAAGGGACGGTTAACGGTTGATTTCCCGAAGGCTAACCCATTTACCCGATTTATCCGCAGTAAAGTTGCCTTCGAAAAAGGACGCGTGATTGCAGAACCAATCGGTATGGATAAATCACAAGTTGTCACGTCTCTCGCTTATGCCGATGCTCTTGTAGCTGTCCCTGGAGGAACTCGTGGCTACGAGGCCGGAGATGACGTAGACATACTCATGTTAATGACAGAAGGTAGTAGTATGCCATTAAGAGATCCTGAAAAACAGAGGAAATGA
- a CDS encoding molybdenum cofactor biosynthesis protein MoaE: MRINYFEICQEPIKIEEVVAKVEDRNAGAITTFIGTVREMTKGKKTVFLKYDAYIPMAEKKLSQIGDEIKASFPEAKVAITHRVGSLNISDIAVVIAVSTPHREDAFTGSKYAIERIKEIVPIWKKEHWEDGEKWIGDQLEQTSYPNGKPEKEI; encoded by the coding sequence ATGAGAATAAATTATTTTGAGATTTGTCAAGAGCCGATAAAAATTGAGGAAGTTGTTGCGAAGGTTGAAGATAGAAATGCAGGAGCTATAACGACATTTATCGGAACAGTAAGAGAAATGACAAAAGGAAAAAAAACGGTTTTTCTAAAATACGATGCCTACATTCCTATGGCTGAAAAGAAGCTATCACAAATTGGCGACGAAATTAAAGCAAGCTTTCCAGAAGCGAAAGTAGCTATTACTCATAGGGTTGGCTCACTAAATATATCAGATATTGCAGTCGTTATCGCAGTATCTACTCCGCATAGAGAAGATGCTTTTACAGGGAGTAAGTACGCGATTGAAAGAATTAAAGAAATCGTTCCAATATGGAAAAAAGAGCATTGGGAGGATGGAGAAAAGTGGATTGGTGATCAACTAGAACAAACCTCTTATCCCAATGGGAAACCTGAAAAGGAGATATAA
- a CDS encoding sugar ABC transporter permease, producing MAKINSQYEQDTLVNPKHNPTVAALLSVIPGLGQMYNKRYIKGAVLFILFAAFMVVMIEFIGSGLQGLVTLGEVPRQDDSRVFLSNGILSLIIVAFFLSFYILNIQDAYKDAKRIQLGWKVPNIREGFRNAWDTGFPYMLIGPGLFLLIFVVVFPLLFMAFLAFTNYNLYNAPPRHILQWVGLENFINLFTINEWRNTFVSVLSWTLIWTFVATTLQIALAMFLAVIVNDPRLKFKKLIRTVFILPWAVPAFVTIIIFSAIFNDNFGAINLQIIEPLFNTRIAWLQDPFWTKVALIMIQVWLGFPFVFALFTGVLQGISSDWYEAADIDGANRMQKFRNITFPHLMFATAPLLIMQYSFNFNNFNIIYLFNQGGPAVRGQTAGGTDILISWIYGLTFETQQFNMAAAISIILGILVATFAFFQFRRSRSFKEEGTF from the coding sequence ATGGCTAAGATAAACAGTCAATACGAGCAGGATACTTTAGTCAATCCCAAGCATAATCCGACTGTAGCTGCGCTGCTTTCAGTTATTCCAGGGCTAGGGCAAATGTATAACAAGCGATATATTAAAGGTGCCGTCTTGTTCATTCTCTTTGCTGCTTTTATGGTTGTGATGATAGAGTTTATAGGTTCCGGATTACAAGGGTTGGTTACACTTGGTGAAGTGCCCAGACAAGACGATTCCAGAGTCTTTTTAAGTAACGGGATTCTTTCGTTAATTATTGTCGCCTTCTTTTTAAGTTTCTACATTTTGAATATCCAAGATGCTTATAAAGACGCAAAGAGAATTCAATTAGGTTGGAAAGTACCGAATATTAGAGAAGGGTTTCGTAATGCGTGGGATACAGGTTTTCCTTACATGCTAATCGGGCCAGGGCTATTTCTACTAATATTTGTTGTTGTTTTCCCTTTACTATTCATGGCGTTCTTAGCATTTACTAACTATAATTTATATAATGCACCACCGCGTCATATATTACAGTGGGTTGGACTTGAAAACTTTATCAATTTATTCACCATAAATGAGTGGAGAAATACTTTTGTTAGTGTATTGTCATGGACCTTAATTTGGACGTTTGTAGCGACTACTTTGCAAATTGCCCTAGCAATGTTCTTGGCAGTTATTGTTAATGATCCAAGGTTAAAGTTTAAAAAACTGATTAGAACAGTGTTCATTTTACCTTGGGCTGTTCCGGCCTTTGTAACAATCATTATCTTTTCAGCTATTTTCAATGACAACTTTGGCGCCATTAACTTGCAAATTATTGAACCTTTATTCAACACACGAATTGCATGGTTACAGGATCCGTTCTGGACTAAAGTTGCTTTAATTATGATTCAAGTTTGGCTTGGTTTTCCATTTGTATTCGCTTTGTTTACAGGAGTTCTTCAAGGAATTTCCTCTGATTGGTATGAAGCAGCAGATATTGATGGAGCCAATAGAATGCAGAAATTCCGTAATATCACATTTCCGCACTTGATGTTCGCTACTGCACCACTATTGATCATGCAGTATTCATTTAACTTTAACAACTTTAATATTATTTACTTATTTAACCAAGGTGGACCAGCTGTTCGAGGTCAAACAGCCGGTGGTACAGATATTTTGATTTCTTGGATTTACGGGTTGACGTTCGAAACCCAACAGTTTAATATGGCTGCAGCCATTTCTATTATTTTAGGAATACTTGTAGCGACGTTTGCGTTCTTCCAATTCCGTCGTTCTCGTTCCTTTAAAGAGGAGGGAACTTTCTAA
- a CDS encoding Crp/Fnr family transcriptional regulator, which produces MASDTFLRSIPVFAPLSEDMKEQLQLIVQYKTITKGDVLFRESEQARALYYIHEGKVKLTKSSKDGKEIVLCLRQAKDLFAEVALFCSKEKTYPATATVIESGAVSLIRNDDLEKHLSHHPELVFPLFQIMAERLRTAQTTLRDIALYNKLSALCATLLRLADDYGLEHHNGVYVDVKLTHEELGNFFGATRESVTRMMNQLKNKGIISQEKGRLIIHNFKTLRSYAQREHPNNVN; this is translated from the coding sequence ATGGCTTCGGACACCTTTCTGCGTTCTATTCCTGTCTTTGCTCCACTATCTGAGGATATGAAAGAGCAATTGCAACTCATTGTACAGTATAAAACGATTACGAAGGGAGATGTGTTATTTAGGGAATCCGAACAGGCACGAGCCCTCTATTATATCCATGAAGGAAAAGTAAAGCTTACAAAAAGTAGTAAAGACGGCAAAGAGATTGTCCTTTGTCTTCGTCAAGCAAAAGATCTGTTCGCAGAAGTGGCGTTGTTTTGTAGCAAAGAAAAAACATACCCAGCAACCGCTACTGTTATTGAGAGTGGTGCTGTCTCATTAATACGAAACGATGACTTAGAAAAGCACCTCTCGCATCATCCAGAATTAGTTTTTCCTCTTTTTCAAATCATGGCTGAACGCTTACGTACCGCACAAACAACATTAAGAGATATAGCATTGTATAACAAGTTAAGCGCCTTATGTGCCACTCTTCTCCGCTTAGCTGACGACTATGGCCTTGAGCACCATAACGGCGTTTACGTTGATGTAAAATTAACTCATGAGGAATTAGGGAATTTCTTTGGCGCTACAAGAGAGAGTGTGACGCGAATGATGAATCAATTGAAAAATAAAGGCATCATTAGTCAGGAAAAAGGACGCTTAATTATTCACAATTTTAAAACCTTACGTTCGTATGCACAGCGTGAACATCCCAATAATGTCAATTAA